The Struthio camelus isolate bStrCam1 chromosome 5, bStrCam1.hap1, whole genome shotgun sequence genome has a segment encoding these proteins:
- the ALKBH3 gene encoding alpha-ketoglutarate-dependent dioxygenase alkB homolog 3 isoform X1, whose protein sequence is MAEKRRRARVQGGWAGAPAGRLAAPTAPMTRNPTPAGTRQAWMRKDQIPAQKQFVFEKPSEVERKVPEAGVIDKPGVYELSTLPTGVSRIHLIPGFIDSEQADWMFEQLLQDIPWGQRTHIRQEVSFEEPRLTSWYGELPYTYSRLTMQPNPHWHPLLTMLKERIEDFTGYTFNSLLCNLYRNEKDSVDWHSDDEPALGKNPIIASLSFGATRTFEMRKKPSPEENGDYTYVERLRIPLDHGTLLMMEGATQADWQHRVPKEYHSRDARINLTFRIIYPESEGI, encoded by the exons aTGGCGGAgaagcggcggcgggcgcgggtgcagggcggctgggccggcgccccggccggccggctggcAG CACCTACAGCACCTATGACCAGGAACCCTACCCCTGCAGGCACCAGGCAGGCCTGGATGAGAAAAGATCAGATTCCCGCTCAGAAGCAATTTGTCTTTGAAAAGCCGTCTGAG GTGGAACGCAAAGTTCCTGAAGCGGGTGTGATAGA CAAACCTGGTGTGTATGAGCTGAGTACATTGCCAACAGGCGTTTCTAG GATTCATTTGATTCCTGGCTTTATTGACTCAGAACAAGCAGACTGGATGTTTGAACAACTCCTCCAAGACATACCCTGGGGTCAGAGGACTCACATCAGGCAGG aggtaTCCTTTGAGGAGCCAAGACTTACCTCCTGGTATGGGGAACTTCCTTACACATACTCCAGGTTGACAATGCAGCCAAACCCTCAC TGGCATCCTCTGCTGACTATGTTAAAGGAACGCATTGAAGATTTCACCGGCTATACCTTCAACTCTCTGCTCTGCAACCTCTACCGAAATGAGAAGGATAGCGTTGACTGGCACAGTGATGATGAACCAGCACTGGGAAAAAATCCTATCATTGCCTCGCTCAGCTTTGGTGCTACCCGGACTTTTGAGATGAGGAAGAAACCCTCTCCT GAAGAGAATGGAGACTATACTTACGTAGAAAGACTACGAATCCCCCTTGATCATGGGACTCTACTGATGATGGAAGGAGCTACCCAGGCAGATTGGCAG CATCGAGTACCTAAGGAGTATCATTCCAGGGATGCGCGGATAAACCTGACATTCAGGATCATTTACCCAGAATCTGAGGGAATTTGA
- the ALKBH3 gene encoding alpha-ketoglutarate-dependent dioxygenase alkB homolog 3 isoform X2 — MTRNPTPAGTRQAWMRKDQIPAQKQFVFEKPSEVERKVPEAGVIDKPGVYELSTLPTGVSRIHLIPGFIDSEQADWMFEQLLQDIPWGQRTHIRQEVSFEEPRLTSWYGELPYTYSRLTMQPNPHWHPLLTMLKERIEDFTGYTFNSLLCNLYRNEKDSVDWHSDDEPALGKNPIIASLSFGATRTFEMRKKPSPEENGDYTYVERLRIPLDHGTLLMMEGATQADWQHRVPKEYHSRDARINLTFRIIYPESEGI; from the exons ATGACCAGGAACCCTACCCCTGCAGGCACCAGGCAGGCCTGGATGAGAAAAGATCAGATTCCCGCTCAGAAGCAATTTGTCTTTGAAAAGCCGTCTGAG GTGGAACGCAAAGTTCCTGAAGCGGGTGTGATAGA CAAACCTGGTGTGTATGAGCTGAGTACATTGCCAACAGGCGTTTCTAG GATTCATTTGATTCCTGGCTTTATTGACTCAGAACAAGCAGACTGGATGTTTGAACAACTCCTCCAAGACATACCCTGGGGTCAGAGGACTCACATCAGGCAGG aggtaTCCTTTGAGGAGCCAAGACTTACCTCCTGGTATGGGGAACTTCCTTACACATACTCCAGGTTGACAATGCAGCCAAACCCTCAC TGGCATCCTCTGCTGACTATGTTAAAGGAACGCATTGAAGATTTCACCGGCTATACCTTCAACTCTCTGCTCTGCAACCTCTACCGAAATGAGAAGGATAGCGTTGACTGGCACAGTGATGATGAACCAGCACTGGGAAAAAATCCTATCATTGCCTCGCTCAGCTTTGGTGCTACCCGGACTTTTGAGATGAGGAAGAAACCCTCTCCT GAAGAGAATGGAGACTATACTTACGTAGAAAGACTACGAATCCCCCTTGATCATGGGACTCTACTGATGATGGAAGGAGCTACCCAGGCAGATTGGCAG CATCGAGTACCTAAGGAGTATCATTCCAGGGATGCGCGGATAAACCTGACATTCAGGATCATTTACCCAGAATCTGAGGGAATTTGA